The following are encoded together in the Bacteroidales bacterium MB20-C3-3 genome:
- a CDS encoding OsmC family protein — MTKIRTFYIGDLKTEAEHLKSGSKIMTEAPEDNNGKGEMFSPTDMFATSLGSCMMTIMGIAAQAHGFSVDGMRIETEKIMAANPRRVAELKLDIYLPRKYSDREMRFIESSVKTCPVANSIHPDIIKTITYHQPEE, encoded by the coding sequence ATGACAAAGATTCGCACATTTTACATTGGTGACCTCAAAACAGAGGCAGAGCATCTGAAATCAGGCAGCAAAATTATGACAGAGGCTCCGGAAGATAATAACGGAAAGGGAGAGATGTTCTCACCAACAGATATGTTTGCAACATCACTCGGCTCTTGTATGATGACCATCATGGGAATTGCCGCTCAGGCACACGGATTTTCCGTAGATGGTATGAGAATTGAAACCGAGAAAATTATGGCAGCCAACCCCCGCAGGGTTGCAGAACTTAAACTTGACATTTACCTCCCAAGGAAATACAGTGACAGAGAGATGAGATTTATCGAGAGCTCGGTTAAGACCTGCCCGGTTGCAAACAGCATACACCCGGACATAATCAAAACAATAACTTATCACCAACCAGAAGAGTAA
- a CDS encoding DUF5074 domain-containing protein, producing MKNSFKFLLIAFAAILLFTSCEKDTPGTDVTFEQKVLIINQGNFTEHSASLSLFDEKTMTITNRIYETANSGISIGATIISGTVSPQKEAYLVCNNPDKIDIVDAATGKLKSSITNSLASPRNMIFAGDKLFVTNWDYNYEVNDLGWWEYPDSYIAVYDAVSKALVKRIPAGTDAEGIAMFGTRLFVAVKEGVRVFDASREDYPVIATIRPSGVTGNAKHLVFDSSYKLWASFPDKGLVRIDPSSLVADKVVDIPVDSMDGFITSDGKGKKIYTYKTEYDSNYNPTGASIFSMDVANFSISEVFTGTYFYGVGVSPSTGNIFTAETSFSSNSLLKVAGPDGILKTSAGAGIGTSRYLFF from the coding sequence ATGAAAAACAGTTTTAAATTTCTTCTAATTGCATTTGCAGCAATTCTATTATTTACATCTTGTGAAAAGGATACTCCTGGTACGGATGTTACCTTTGAACAGAAGGTTCTCATTATTAACCAGGGTAACTTTACAGAGCACTCTGCCAGTCTCTCACTCTTTGATGAGAAGACAATGACCATCACAAACAGAATTTATGAAACAGCCAATAGCGGAATTTCTATAGGTGCAACTATTATTTCAGGTACGGTATCTCCTCAGAAAGAGGCATACCTTGTCTGCAATAATCCAGATAAAATTGATATAGTGGATGCTGCCACAGGAAAGCTTAAGAGTTCAATAACCAATTCTCTGGCTTCTCCAAGAAATATGATTTTTGCAGGGGATAAACTCTTTGTTACAAACTGGGATTATAATTATGAAGTAAATGATTTGGGATGGTGGGAGTATCCTGATTCGTATATTGCAGTATATGACGCAGTTAGCAAAGCTCTTGTCAAAAGAATTCCTGCCGGGACAGATGCTGAAGGTATTGCTATGTTTGGGACAAGACTTTTTGTAGCTGTAAAGGAGGGAGTAAGAGTATTTGATGCATCCAGGGAGGACTATCCGGTAATTGCAACCATAAGGCCTTCCGGAGTTACAGGTAATGCAAAACATCTGGTATTTGACAGCTCTTATAAGTTATGGGCATCTTTCCCTGATAAAGGTCTGGTAAGAATTGACCCATCCTCTCTGGTCGCAGATAAAGTTGTTGATATACCTGTTGATTCAATGGACGGATTTATTACTTCAGACGGTAAGGGTAAAAAAATATATACCTATAAGACCGAATATGATTCAAACTACAATCCCACCGGAGCATCAATTTTCTCAATGGATGTAGCTAATTTCAGTATTTCAGAGGTTTTCACCGGAACATACTTCTATGGTGTGGGCGTAAGCCCTTCAACCGGGAATATATTTACAGCAGAGACAAGCTTTTCATCAAACTCACTTCTCAAAGTTGCAGGTCCTGACGGGATATTAAAAACATCGGCCGGTGCGGGAATTGGCACCAGCCGATATCTCTTCTTCTGA
- a CDS encoding TonB-dependent receptor plug domain-containing protein — MKNYFSLFVFICVVAVHLFVPVSSLFAQQRDTAKANRLDSVMVTAFKKQGPADLKRFSPGTNIISYSEEAVKKMQSATLADFIKANNAAYIKEYGRGMNAFLSIRGTSSSHTTIDWNGQNMSLPTMGQADLSHIPLYFFDEMDIHIGGGSALYGDGSIGGTVKLKTGAKWRGGHSGNIALSAGSYGSLFTGATYRYSGKIFESRSSVLFNKSRNNYTFENNTKPGRPVERLNNAAISNWGVIQEFYVKAGLLGTFNTSVMYLDFDREIQPSVSLNDRPETHNSIYDNNLKISALLEGSTANLSWRVASSFANDLERYKEDTISANRVMASADMEYKISVFALRGGLSGEYIKPFVKSYIADREESRAGGYLMAKLDGAGLLSASIGARYIYSSSGTLPIMPILNARLRIPAGGGHSLYIRGSWSGNAKIPSLNDRYWGGNHLYLKSEKSRSLETGINWGWYEGVWSASAFVTAYRSVVNDWIRWLPAGEVWRPRNIPEVLSRGVEAGGEANYSANQIVVSLKGSYAFTDIRTVTPLWAEDPAKGEQLAYQPKNSWRATASSEYSGFTLHISLNYTGKRSTLDIYDILPSYTLTDGGISYKGKLKNNEYVAGVVFKNIFNVSYQNVKFYAMPGFNWLINFQYRF, encoded by the coding sequence ATGAAAAACTATTTTTCATTATTTGTATTTATATGTGTTGTTGCCGTGCATCTTTTTGTACCGGTGAGTTCTCTTTTTGCACAACAGAGAGATACAGCCAAGGCAAACAGACTTGATTCGGTGATGGTTACTGCTTTTAAAAAGCAGGGTCCGGCAGATCTAAAGCGCTTCTCTCCGGGTACCAATATTATATCATATTCTGAGGAGGCTGTAAAGAAGATGCAGAGCGCAACTCTGGCAGATTTCATAAAAGCCAATAACGCGGCATACATCAAAGAGTACGGAAGAGGGATGAATGCATTTCTTTCAATAAGAGGTACCTCCTCTTCGCACACCACAATTGACTGGAACGGGCAGAATATGTCGCTTCCCACTATGGGTCAGGCCGACCTCTCTCACATCCCGCTGTACTTTTTTGATGAAATGGATATTCATATTGGCGGAGGTTCTGCTCTTTATGGAGATGGAAGTATAGGGGGTACAGTCAAGTTAAAAACAGGAGCAAAATGGAGAGGTGGTCACAGCGGAAATATTGCTCTGTCGGCTGGCAGCTATGGCTCTCTCTTTACCGGGGCTACCTACAGATACTCGGGAAAGATATTTGAGTCCAGAAGCTCTGTTCTCTTTAACAAATCCAGGAACAACTATACTTTTGAGAACAATACAAAACCCGGAAGGCCTGTTGAGAGACTTAATAATGCTGCAATCTCAAACTGGGGTGTTATTCAGGAGTTTTATGTAAAGGCGGGTCTGCTTGGAACCTTTAATACTTCAGTTATGTATCTCGATTTTGACAGAGAGATACAACCATCTGTATCGCTTAACGACAGGCCTGAAACACATAACTCAATTTACGACAATAATCTTAAGATTTCTGCATTACTGGAGGGGAGCACTGCCAATCTCTCCTGGAGAGTTGCATCCTCTTTTGCAAATGATTTGGAGAGGTATAAAGAGGATACAATATCTGCAAACAGAGTTATGGCCAGTGCAGATATGGAGTATAAAATATCTGTTTTTGCCTTAAGAGGCGGGCTCAGCGGAGAGTATATAAAACCTTTTGTAAAATCATATATTGCAGATAGGGAGGAGAGCAGGGCAGGGGGCTATTTAATGGCTAAACTGGATGGTGCAGGATTGCTGTCCGCCTCAATAGGTGCAAGATATATTTATTCATCATCCGGAACTCTTCCCATAATGCCAATACTTAATGCAAGGCTGAGAATTCCTGCAGGTGGAGGCCACTCTCTTTATATAAGGGGATCGTGGTCCGGTAATGCAAAGATTCCCTCTTTAAATGACAGATACTGGGGAGGTAATCATCTTTATCTCAAAAGTGAGAAATCCAGAAGTTTGGAGACGGGGATAAACTGGGGCTGGTATGAGGGGGTGTGGAGTGCCTCAGCATTTGTAACAGCTTACAGGAGCGTTGTAAATGACTGGATAAGGTGGCTGCCGGCAGGAGAGGTCTGGAGGCCGAGGAATATCCCTGAGGTGCTCTCACGCGGGGTTGAGGCAGGAGGCGAGGCAAACTACTCGGCAAATCAGATAGTAGTCTCCTTAAAAGGTAGTTATGCGTTTACAGATATCCGTACTGTCACTCCTCTCTGGGCAGAGGATCCTGCAAAAGGTGAGCAGCTGGCATATCAGCCAAAAAACTCATGGAGGGCGACAGCATCCTCCGAGTACTCCGGATTTACTCTGCATATCTCTTTAAATTACACAGGAAAAAGAAGCACACTTGATATTTATGATATTCTCCCATCATATACACTTACAGACGGAGGGATCTCCTACAAGGGGAAATTGAAGAATAACGAATATGTTGCGGGGGTGGTTTTTAAGAATATTTTTAATGTAAGCTACCAGAATGTGAAATTTTATGCAATGCCCGGTTTTAACTGGCTTATCAATTTTCAATACAGATTTTAA
- a CDS encoding pitrilysin family protein, whose product MSKSLKLLLLTALVFTMAACSTQKEKVELNYEQYTLDNGLKVVLHQDKSDPIVAVAIQYHVGSGREKPGRTGFAHFFEHMLFQRSENLPRNAFFTKIAKLGGEFNGSTNSDGTNYYEVVPRDALEKVLWMESDRMGFFINTVTQGGLEREIDIVSNEKRQNYDSQPYGHSSTIMANQMYPAGHPYSWTTIGEIADLRAATIDDVKEFYNTYYVPNNATLVVTGDFDPAQAKELIQKYFGEIKKGNDVPKPQVQPLVFEQSKRLVFEDQYAKLPQLSLTFPTVEQYNEDSYPLYFFTSLFANGKTAPLYKVVVEEKKLAPSVGAYNMTREIAGQAQIQIRAFNDINLNDVYAAIEEAFARFEAEGVNELELEKLKVGQEAAIYNRMSGILGKAMMIARDTEFAGKPDATFDELNKYLAVTKEDIIRVYEKYFKGRPYFALSMVPAGKADLALAESVVTTVAVENVADQTMKSQTGKLVDDEYERTPSAFDRSVEPDFLANTPTITVPAIWNTELPNAVKLYGIQHKELPLFQASVNMKGGMLLDPAGKEGLASITAQLMNEGTALKSPEELESALGLLGARVRFYSGTEGMGISISGLSKNYEKIVAIAQEMLLQPRFDSAAFERLKNEIKTTIRQMSANPRAIATETAGKLIYGEGGTLSRMAYGTAASIDAITLEDVKAFYAANYSPSIANITFAGSPDQKRVVKALTTLTENWPAKDVVIPEPVAGVSAQRGVIYFVDYPNAPQSMIILAKTAMPFNDPDYYPAVIANYKLGSGSQGMLFDVLRLQKGYTYGAYSSFMAAQHQNLFMAQSSVQGSVTMDAVKTFKDLIGGYSEMINEEMLASVKNSLLKSKTSSFETIGDILSMLNDIANYNMPFDYVKQQENTINNITVDQLKEIITKHMNINDMIYVVVGDAKSQMKPLEQIGLGKPVLVQR is encoded by the coding sequence ATGTCAAAATCACTCAAATTACTACTGCTCACGGCATTAGTCTTTACTATGGCCGCCTGCTCTACCCAGAAAGAGAAGGTAGAACTCAATTATGAACAGTACACACTGGATAACGGACTCAAGGTTGTTCTCCATCAGGACAAATCAGATCCAATTGTTGCTGTTGCAATTCAGTATCATGTTGGATCAGGAAGGGAGAAACCAGGGAGAACCGGTTTTGCCCACTTCTTTGAGCATATGCTTTTCCAGCGCTCGGAGAATCTTCCTAGAAACGCATTCTTTACAAAAATCGCCAAACTTGGCGGTGAATTCAATGGTTCCACAAACTCAGACGGAACAAACTACTACGAAGTAGTTCCAAGAGATGCCCTGGAGAAGGTCCTCTGGATGGAATCTGACAGAATGGGATTTTTTATCAATACAGTAACTCAAGGTGGTTTAGAGAGAGAGATTGACATTGTATCAAACGAAAAGCGTCAGAACTATGACAGCCAGCCATACGGACACTCCAGCACCATTATGGCAAATCAGATGTATCCGGCAGGCCATCCTTACAGCTGGACAACAATAGGTGAAATTGCAGATCTAAGAGCTGCCACAATAGATGATGTTAAAGAGTTTTACAACACATACTATGTTCCAAACAATGCAACCCTTGTTGTGACAGGAGATTTTGATCCGGCCCAGGCAAAAGAGCTTATTCAGAAATATTTTGGTGAGATTAAAAAGGGGAATGATGTTCCTAAACCTCAAGTTCAGCCGCTTGTTTTTGAACAAAGCAAAAGGCTGGTTTTTGAAGATCAGTATGCTAAATTACCTCAGTTATCACTAACTTTTCCAACAGTTGAGCAATATAACGAGGACTCATATCCACTTTACTTCTTTACCTCTCTGTTTGCAAATGGTAAAACAGCTCCGCTTTATAAAGTGGTTGTAGAGGAGAAGAAACTTGCCCCGTCTGTTGGTGCTTATAATATGACAAGAGAGATTGCGGGTCAGGCACAGATCCAGATTCGTGCTTTCAATGACATCAATCTTAACGATGTTTATGCTGCAATTGAGGAGGCATTTGCAAGATTTGAGGCCGAGGGTGTTAACGAACTCGAGCTTGAAAAATTAAAAGTAGGCCAGGAGGCCGCTATCTATAACAGAATGTCCGGAATTCTCGGCAAGGCGATGATGATTGCCCGCGATACAGAATTTGCAGGTAAACCAGATGCAACATTTGATGAGCTTAATAAATACCTGGCTGTAACAAAAGAGGACATAATAAGAGTATACGAGAAATATTTCAAAGGGCGCCCATATTTTGCACTTAGTATGGTTCCTGCCGGCAAGGCAGATCTTGCACTTGCTGAGTCAGTTGTTACTACTGTAGCTGTTGAGAATGTAGCAGACCAGACAATGAAATCACAGACAGGCAAATTGGTGGACGACGAATACGAGCGTACTCCATCTGCTTTTGACCGTTCTGTAGAACCTGACTTCCTTGCTAATACACCTACCATTACAGTCCCTGCTATATGGAACACTGAGCTTCCTAACGCTGTTAAACTTTACGGAATCCAGCATAAAGAGCTCCCTCTCTTCCAGGCATCGGTAAATATGAAGGGTGGTATGCTTCTAGACCCTGCAGGAAAAGAGGGACTTGCAAGTATTACTGCTCAGTTGATGAATGAGGGAACAGCACTTAAATCTCCTGAAGAGCTGGAGAGCGCATTGGGTCTGCTTGGCGCAAGAGTTAGATTTTACTCAGGAACAGAGGGTATGGGAATAAGCATTTCCGGTCTTTCAAAAAATTATGAGAAAATAGTTGCTATTGCTCAGGAGATGCTACTTCAGCCAAGATTTGATTCAGCAGCTTTTGAGCGTCTGAAAAACGAAATTAAAACCACTATCCGTCAGATGTCTGCTAATCCAAGGGCTATTGCCACAGAGACAGCAGGTAAATTGATATACGGAGAGGGAGGAACTCTTTCAAGAATGGCTTACGGAACTGCAGCAAGTATTGACGCCATCACTCTTGAAGATGTTAAAGCATTCTATGCAGCAAACTACAGCCCATCTATTGCAAACATTACCTTTGCAGGATCACCTGATCAGAAGAGAGTGGTAAAGGCCCTTACAACTCTTACAGAGAACTGGCCTGCAAAAGATGTAGTTATACCTGAGCCTGTAGCAGGAGTATCGGCACAAAGAGGAGTAATCTACTTCGTTGACTACCCTAACGCGCCTCAGTCAATGATTATCCTTGCAAAGACAGCAATGCCTTTCAATGATCCTGACTACTATCCTGCAGTAATTGCAAACTACAAGCTTGGATCCGGCTCTCAGGGAATGTTGTTTGATGTTCTCCGTCTGCAAAAAGGGTACACTTACGGAGCATATTCAAGCTTTATGGCTGCTCAGCATCAAAACCTCTTTATGGCACAGTCAAGTGTTCAGGGAAGCGTTACAATGGATGCAGTGAAGACATTCAAAGATCTTATCGGCGGATACTCCGAGATGATTAATGAGGAGATGCTTGCATCTGTTAAGAACTCTCTTCTTAAATCCAAGACATCTTCATTTGAGACAATTGGTGATATTCTTAGTATGCTTAACGATATAGCAAACTACAATATGCCGTTTGACTATGTGAAGCAGCAGGAGAATACAATCAACAATATCACTGTTGACCAGCTTAAGGAGATCATAACAAAACACATGAACATAAACGATATGATTTATGTGGTTGTGGGAGATGCAAAGAGCCAGATGAAACCACTTGAGCAGATAGGACTTGGCAAACCTGTACTTGTTCAAAGGTAA
- a CDS encoding ImmA/IrrE family metallo-endopeptidase, with protein MARIPEYQYENEASKLRAKFLLGDRLPVDMESLLVEQGILTVYTPMSENFSGMCLKYDESTNFILINSNMVMGRQNFTVAHELYHLFVQDLKDFEVHNCDINNPQSPIERHANSFASYFLLPTAGVVDIMKRLGCNKKTINPAHIITMCGYFGVSYQAMLIRLNKILRLPDVKFNDLWNIQPIAYAEPCGLKTDVFLVPKRNNIILGDYASKAQSLYDSGKISKGHLIELMSNIIFEENGEN; from the coding sequence ATGGCAAGAATTCCCGAATATCAATACGAGAATGAAGCCAGTAAATTACGGGCAAAATTTCTTCTTGGAGACAGGCTTCCCGTGGATATGGAGAGCCTCCTAGTTGAACAGGGAATTCTCACTGTTTATACACCAATGAGTGAGAATTTCTCAGGGATGTGCTTAAAATACGACGAAAGCACTAATTTCATTTTAATAAATTCAAATATGGTTATGGGCAGGCAGAATTTTACTGTAGCCCATGAACTCTATCATCTGTTTGTTCAAGATCTGAAAGATTTTGAGGTTCATAATTGTGACATCAACAACCCTCAGTCCCCCATCGAACGGCATGCAAATTCATTTGCCTCATACTTTTTACTTCCAACTGCAGGGGTCGTAGATATTATGAAGAGACTGGGTTGCAATAAAAAAACAATCAATCCCGCTCACATAATCACAATGTGCGGATATTTTGGTGTTTCTTATCAAGCTATGCTTATCCGATTGAATAAGATACTCAGACTACCTGATGTAAAATTCAACGATCTTTGGAATATTCAACCCATAGCCTATGCCGAACCTTGTGGTTTGAAAACAGATGTATTTTTAGTCCCTAAAAGAAACAACATCATTTTAGGGGATTATGCTTCTAAAGCTCAGTCCTTATACGACTCTGGCAAAATTTCCAAAGGACATCTAATCGAGTTGATGTCAAACATTATATTTGAGGAGAATGGGGAAAACTAA
- a CDS encoding helix-turn-helix transcriptional regulator — MGTIQTNIKAIRNRLGYTQEVVADVLGIARPTYTEYETKDIDIPFKTLEKLSDFLGVELASFFAENEDQLKDYLVCAFRMENASLDDLKRIAHFKSIVKNYIKMKRIEG, encoded by the coding sequence ATGGGAACAATCCAAACAAACATCAAGGCCATTAGAAATAGACTGGGTTATACTCAGGAAGTAGTAGCCGATGTTCTTGGTATAGCAAGGCCAACCTATACCGAATATGAGACTAAAGACATCGATATCCCATTCAAAACCCTTGAAAAACTCAGTGATTTTTTGGGGGTGGAACTTGCCTCTTTCTTCGCAGAAAACGAAGATCAATTGAAAGACTATTTGGTGTGTGCATTCAGGATGGAGAATGCATCTTTAGATGATTTGAAGAGAATCGCACATTTCAAGTCCATCGTAAAGAATTATATAAAAATGAAGAGGATTGAAGGGTAA
- a CDS encoding M56 family metallopeptidase → MTELVLYLVKSGVCLALLYFVYKYSLSGETLFRLNRAVILSIVLLSIILPVWTITIFKEIIAPVGLNQNVIVADSSTPIIQNQQISQNDWFSVIQIIAICVYIIGALSLLGKNIYGIFQIYRIMRNSYQEANSVEKLYISNKQIIPFSWFNNIIISDEDYRSNKEIIIDHEKAHIQLKHNYDLLFINTVAIFQWFNPIFWLLRKELITIHEYQADSCVLKNGIDARKYQYLLISKGTQQSFSIPVVNHLCSGNFQKRIKMMLKKRSSPNKAIKALLILPMIAAAVAVFAETEYVVSYPDVSLTNDSIESPTDVSPTSESVKEPQKDKKVNRDQVVPVTIFKNGTYRLGQWSSYTTNKNINEASQNNIDQVIKDIVSKMKYSKDSIYFVIKYEEGDLLTVNISHHNTLLDALKTNGINNISAQRLVNPIQKKNTLSIKINDNGVFLVNDGIVTSDKNLELLIKKQIEKLKSVSNEPIMAEILTSLNTPYESVSLVKEILSKENVSIIPNSPEVQSLDIKVFPEDLESQIAKLVASKVIYPEEAKSAGLQGAFIVKISTEKGVIKSTRIIEKNDELNVPLLDKIIVVAYAKSDSNMSESNQNDGNIAIKKELLRVSELLSQIENPEWKINNLDFAIEIVFQLR, encoded by the coding sequence ATGACAGAACTAGTTCTATATCTTGTTAAATCGGGCGTATGCCTGGCCCTGCTGTACTTTGTATATAAGTATTCATTATCGGGCGAAACACTCTTCAGGCTTAACAGAGCAGTTATTCTATCAATAGTTTTATTGTCAATTATACTGCCTGTATGGACAATTACAATATTCAAAGAGATAATTGCTCCTGTAGGGCTCAATCAAAATGTTATAGTGGCAGACTCATCAACTCCTATTATTCAAAATCAACAAATCAGTCAGAATGATTGGTTTTCAGTGATTCAAATAATTGCTATCTGCGTCTATATAATAGGTGCCCTAAGCTTACTTGGCAAAAACATCTATGGTATTTTTCAGATTTACAGGATAATGAGGAACTCATACCAAGAGGCAAATTCTGTTGAAAAATTATATATCAGCAATAAACAAATTATCCCGTTCAGTTGGTTTAATAATATAATTATCTCAGATGAGGACTATAGGTCTAATAAAGAGATAATTATTGATCATGAGAAAGCTCATATTCAACTTAAACATAATTATGACTTGCTCTTTATTAATACTGTCGCGATATTTCAATGGTTTAATCCCATATTCTGGCTATTAAGAAAAGAGCTTATCACCATACACGAATATCAGGCTGATAGTTGTGTACTCAAAAATGGCATCGATGCAAGAAAATATCAATATTTACTAATCTCGAAAGGAACCCAGCAGAGTTTTTCCATACCGGTAGTGAATCACTTGTGCAGCGGGAACTTTCAAAAAAGAATTAAAATGATGCTAAAAAAACGATCGAGTCCAAATAAAGCAATCAAGGCATTATTAATATTGCCAATGATTGCAGCAGCCGTAGCTGTATTTGCTGAAACAGAGTATGTGGTCTCATATCCGGATGTTTCATTGACAAATGATAGTATAGAATCACCTACGGATGTATCACCAACATCTGAATCTGTAAAAGAACCACAAAAAGACAAAAAAGTTAACAGAGACCAGGTTGTGCCAGTAACAATATTCAAAAACGGTACATATCGTTTAGGCCAATGGTCCTCTTATACAACTAATAAAAACATTAATGAGGCAAGTCAGAATAACATTGATCAAGTTATTAAAGATATTGTCTCAAAAATGAAATATTCTAAAGATTCAATCTATTTTGTAATCAAGTATGAGGAGGGTGATTTGCTTACTGTAAATATCAGTCATCACAATACACTTCTGGATGCTTTAAAAACAAATGGAATAAATAATATTTCTGCCCAGCGTTTAGTAAATCCGATTCAGAAAAAAAATACATTATCGATAAAAATTAATGACAATGGGGTTTTTTTGGTAAATGATGGAATAGTTACTAGTGATAAGAACTTAGAATTGTTAATTAAAAAACAAATTGAAAAGCTTAAATCAGTTTCAAATGAACCAATTATGGCCGAGATTCTTACTTCTCTCAATACACCTTATGAGTCAGTAAGTCTTGTAAAGGAAATTCTTAGTAAAGAAAATGTGTCGATAATACCCAATTCCCCTGAAGTGCAATCGTTAGATATTAAGGTCTTTCCAGAGGATCTTGAAAGTCAGATTGCGAAATTAGTGGCTTCAAAAGTTATTTATCCAGAAGAAGCAAAATCTGCCGGATTACAAGGAGCATTCATTGTTAAGATTAGTACTGAAAAAGGAGTAATAAAGAGTACCAGGATTATTGAAAAAAATGATGAACTCAATGTTCCTTTGCTTGATAAGATTATTGTAGTTGCATATGCAAAAAGTGACAGCAATATGAGCGAATCAAATCAGAATGATGGCAATATAGCTATTAAAAAAGAGCTTCTTCGTGTAAGTGAACTTTTATCTCAAATTGAGAACCCAGAGTGGAAAATTAATAATCTTGATTTTGCCATAGAGATTGTATTTCAATTAAGGTAG
- a CDS encoding BlaI/MecI/CopY family transcriptional regulator, with the protein MIKLTAKEDEIMAFFWEKGAMHVKELIELYPDPKPHFNTISTMVRGLEIKGFLSHKKFGYTYQYYPVITPEEFGEGKITGVISKYFENSYLDVVSTFVKKDKIQLEELKRLIEEIEQANNKKL; encoded by the coding sequence ATGATTAAGCTTACAGCTAAAGAGGATGAAATAATGGCTTTTTTTTGGGAAAAAGGGGCTATGCATGTAAAGGAGCTGATTGAACTTTATCCGGACCCTAAACCTCACTTCAACACAATTTCTACAATGGTCAGGGGTCTTGAAATCAAAGGCTTTTTGTCTCATAAAAAATTTGGCTATACATATCAGTACTATCCTGTAATTACTCCTGAAGAATTTGGAGAAGGAAAGATTACAGGTGTTATCAGCAAGTATTTTGAAAATTCATATCTGGATGTTGTGTCAACATTCGTTAAAAAAGACAAAATCCAGCTTGAAGAATTAAAGAGGTTAATTGAAGAGATTGAACAGGCAAATAATAAAAAGTTATGA